The genomic stretch CTATCGAACTGAATAAACGCATTGCTGGGAGAGAAGTACCATTTCCAGTTCGTCCAGCATATACAGGGTGTCAAAATGCTTGTGGTGAACCACTTATGAACGATATTGGCGTTATAAAAAATAAAGATAGCTATGATCTATACATTGGTGGCAAAGCAAAAGGCGTTGATGCAAAAGTAGCAAAGCTTTTTAAATCCCAACTTACGCCAGAAGATTTATATACAACAATAGACGATATATTAGCAGTATATCAACAACAAGGCAAGAAGAGAGAGCATTTTGCAAAATTTATAGATCGGGTAGGGTTTAATCAATTATTACATGAGGTCGAAGATAGTCTCGAAAAAAGATAATTATCCGCTTGACATATACCTTACAGGGGTATACTATATAACTAAGAGGTGATCACA from Cytobacillus sp. IB215665 encodes the following:
- a CDS encoding nitrite reductase, with amino-acid sequence MTKGKLITIAVNGGVGFGAKLTSKQLMVLAKHIGEDSEVELTTFQQLYIDVAENEVDAVVADLENNGFSCYPVGMYVKSLRTCNFCKGAEEEGMPVAIELNKRIAGREVPFPVRPAYTGCQNACGEPLMNDIGVIKNKDSYDLYIGGKAKGVDAKVAKLFKSQLTPEDLYTTIDDILAVYQQQGKKREHFAKFIDRVGFNQLLHEVEDSLEKR